In one Candidatus Rickettsiella isopodorum genomic region, the following are encoded:
- a CDS encoding MraY family glycosyltransferase, whose product MMIFFSVIITFFVTIFCVVLLCPLALRLNLIDTPDIRKQHQGNIPLIGGLAMLMGFLVGLLTLPISLQNYRSFIAGSALLVFVGMLDDFRELSAKSRFLAQIIAVLLMIFWGNVYITYLGNLFFLKAIYLGHYTSLIVTLIAGLGIINTINMIDGVDGLAGTLVLVELILLIYCAMTTQHFPVATLLLLLAASVLGFLCFNFPFPGRAYAQLFMGDAGSMLLGFSLVWFLIELSQSNFRPITPVTMLWIMSVPLFDATAVMLYRLIKGQSVIFSDRQHGHHLLLALNFSPLQINILFGSANFVLGLVGLCAFYYRFNESVMFMSFLLFFIFYFFVVNYCRNLLVKNSK is encoded by the coding sequence ATGATGATTTTTTTTTCTGTAATAATAACTTTTTTTGTTACTATTTTTTGTGTTGTTTTATTGTGTCCACTCGCTTTGCGATTAAATTTAATTGATACACCGGATATTCGAAAACAACATCAAGGAAATATTCCTTTGATTGGTGGTTTAGCAATGCTGATGGGTTTTTTAGTCGGCTTGTTAACGTTGCCCATTTCCCTGCAAAATTATCGTAGTTTTATTGCGGGATCGGCTTTATTAGTTTTTGTGGGTATGTTAGATGATTTTCGAGAGTTATCAGCGAAAAGTCGTTTTCTTGCACAAATTATTGCGGTATTGTTAATGATTTTTTGGGGGAATGTTTATATTACCTATCTCGGTAATCTATTTTTTTTAAAAGCTATTTATTTAGGGCATTACACCAGTTTAATAGTGACGTTAATTGCCGGATTGGGAATTATTAATACCATCAATATGATAGACGGAGTGGATGGTTTAGCGGGAACTTTAGTTTTAGTGGAATTAATCTTATTAATTTATTGCGCGATGACGACACAGCATTTTCCAGTGGCTACTCTATTATTGTTATTGGCAGCCAGTGTGTTAGGTTTTCTTTGCTTTAACTTTCCTTTTCCAGGTCGTGCCTATGCGCAACTATTTATGGGTGACGCGGGGAGTATGTTGTTAGGTTTTTCTTTAGTTTGGTTTTTAATTGAGCTTTCACAAAGCAACTTTCGGCCGATAACGCCCGTGACGATGTTGTGGATTATGTCGGTCCCGTTATTTGATGCGACTGCCGTGATGCTTTATCGGTTAATAAAAGGTCAATCGGTTATTTTTTCAGACAGACAACATGGACACCATTTATTATTAGCTTTAAATTTTTCTCCTTTACAAATTAATATTCTTTTCGGGAGTGCAAATTTTGTATTAGGTTTAGTTGGCTTGTGCGCTTTTTATTATCGATTTAATGAAAGTGTAATGTTTATGAGTTTTTTACTATTTTTTATTTTTTATTTTTTTGTTGTCAATTATTGTCGCAATTTGTTAGTAAAAAATTCAAAATAG
- the msbA gene encoding lipid A export permease/ATP-binding protein MsbA: MTEQQTSQYHTGFYSYRRLLYYLRHYWSWFLLGIIGTILLASTDAGLIWFLKPLLNKGFVDKDEHFIHYLPFILIFAFLIRGLANFSSSYCLARVARSVVMNIRQDILVKLLRLPAKFYDNTTSGQLLSTIIYNVDQVANASTDALITLVQESFFVLGLIVVMLMASWQLSLLFFITVPTMIWIARYSSRRMRSLNSAVQESMSEMTQVAEEVIDGYKVIRTFGGEEYEIKKFKNLLARNRFRELKVVVTNSLASSGVQLIAGAIAVVTIYLAISHLTHITAGGFTSMVGAMLLLLKPMRNLAAVNSIIQRGIAAAGSIFNLLDEKNELDAGTHTLNVLKGCLEYRKVSFAYLSQQPILEDISFKINPGETIALVGRSGSGKSTLVNLLPRFYDNYLGKILIDGVDIRELKLKDLRSQFALVSQHVTLFNDTIAHNIAYGQLSDVSESMIVRAARAAHAMEFIEQLPQGLNTLIGENGVLLSGGQRQRIAIARALLKNSPFLILDEATSALDTEAERHIQAALEELMHNRTTLVIAHRLSTVERAKQILVLDAGRIVERGTHQELLAKNGYYAKLYSMQFRD, translated from the coding sequence ATGACAGAACAACAGACATCGCAATATCATACGGGTTTTTATAGTTATCGACGTTTATTGTATTACCTTCGCCATTATTGGAGTTGGTTTTTATTAGGTATCATTGGGACTATTTTATTAGCCAGCACGGATGCCGGGCTTATTTGGTTTTTAAAACCCTTGCTGAATAAAGGTTTTGTCGATAAAGATGAACATTTTATACATTATCTTCCTTTTATTTTAATTTTTGCTTTTTTAATTCGCGGCTTAGCGAATTTTTCATCTAGTTATTGCTTAGCACGGGTTGCAAGAAGTGTCGTGATGAATATACGACAAGACATATTGGTTAAATTATTACGTTTACCCGCTAAATTTTACGACAATACAACATCGGGCCAATTACTTTCTACCATTATTTATAATGTGGATCAAGTGGCCAATGCGAGTACCGATGCGTTAATTACATTAGTACAAGAAAGTTTTTTTGTGCTGGGATTAATTGTTGTCATGTTAATGGCGAGTTGGCAGTTGAGCCTATTGTTTTTTATTACGGTTCCAACCATGATTTGGATAGCGCGCTATTCTAGTCGACGTATGCGTAGCTTAAATAGTGCCGTTCAGGAATCAATGAGTGAAATGACGCAAGTGGCAGAAGAGGTTATCGATGGTTATAAAGTGATAAGAACGTTTGGTGGCGAAGAATATGAAATTAAAAAATTTAAAAATTTATTAGCTAGGAATCGTTTTCGTGAATTAAAGGTGGTTGTGACGAATTCTCTTGCTAGTTCCGGTGTGCAACTTATTGCCGGTGCCATTGCCGTAGTGACTATTTACTTAGCCATTTCACATTTAACACATATTACTGCGGGTGGATTTACTTCCATGGTAGGGGCCATGTTATTATTACTAAAACCCATGCGTAATTTAGCGGCGGTGAATAGCATCATACAGCGTGGGATTGCTGCAGCGGGCAGCATTTTTAATTTATTAGATGAAAAAAATGAATTAGATGCAGGCACACACACACTTAACGTACTTAAAGGTTGTTTAGAATATCGAAAGGTAAGTTTTGCCTATTTATCTCAACAACCTATTTTAGAGGATATCAGTTTTAAAATAAATCCCGGCGAAACGATTGCCTTGGTTGGGCGTTCAGGGAGTGGAAAATCTACGTTGGTGAATTTATTGCCACGTTTCTATGATAATTATTTAGGAAAAATTTTAATCGACGGGGTTGATATCCGTGAACTAAAACTTAAAGATTTACGTAGTCAATTTGCTTTAGTATCCCAGCACGTTACATTATTTAATGACACCATTGCACATAATATTGCTTATGGACAATTAAGTGATGTGAGTGAGTCAATGATAGTACGTGCAGCTAGGGCAGCCCATGCCATGGAGTTTATCGAACAATTACCTCAAGGCCTTAATACTTTAATTGGTGAAAATGGTGTGTTACTATCCGGCGGTCAACGACAAAGGATTGCAATTGCACGCGCTTTACTTAAAAATTCTCCCTTTTTAATTTTAGATGAAGCAACCTCTGCATTAGATACCGAAGCTGAGCGCCACATTCAAGCGGCATTAGAAGAACTTATGCATAATCGCACTACGTTGGTTATTGCCCATCGACTTTCAACGGTAGAAAGAGCAAAGCAGATTTTAGTTTTAGATGCGGGTCGTATCGTAGAAAGAGGAACACACCAAGAATTACTCGCAAAAAATGGTTATTACGCCAAACTTTATAGTATGCAGTTTAGAGATTAA